From one bacterium genomic stretch:
- a CDS encoding STAS domain-containing protein → MADDRMLHIQADEWARDIVIVSLGGELDLSNVSLLAETLEDMIADKDIIIDLSGLQYIDSTAIATLAQFHNRAPRLGRRLILAQPSLFVQRILDLTSLRHAVTVYPDVAVALDALREQAVAPGPFLRSEPVTVGDFVRDMAAAVRGIHGWAERAQSPELLEVLADALVERLLQRADRVGAVFATEEQFYDMLFGDSAPAALEDADPLRHAVASVRSLFNNVVAPKLAQRLAERDHPRVRVTKHVWIRAGHWDVAVVPRGD, encoded by the coding sequence GTGGCTGACGACCGGATGCTGCACATCCAGGCGGACGAGTGGGCGCGAGACATCGTGATCGTCAGCCTCGGTGGGGAACTCGACCTGAGCAACGTGTCCCTGCTCGCGGAGACGCTCGAAGATATGATTGCCGACAAGGATATCATTATTGATCTCAGCGGGCTGCAGTACATCGACAGCACGGCCATTGCCACCCTCGCCCAGTTTCACAACAGGGCGCCCCGTCTCGGGCGCAGACTGATCCTCGCCCAGCCGTCGTTGTTCGTCCAACGCATCCTGGATTTGACGAGCCTGCGCCACGCGGTCACAGTCTATCCCGACGTCGCCGTCGCGCTCGATGCCCTTCGCGAGCAGGCCGTCGCGCCCGGACCGTTTCTGCGGTCTGAACCGGTGACCGTCGGCGACTTCGTCCGCGACATGGCCGCTGCCGTGCGCGGGATTCATGGGTGGGCGGAGCGGGCGCAGTCCCCCGAACTTCTGGAGGTGCTTGCCGACGCGCTGGTGGAACGACTGTTGCAGCGCGCGGATCGAGTGGGCGCCGTGTTTGCGACCGAAGAGCAGTTCTACGACATGCTCTTCGGAGACAGCGCGCCGGCCGCCCTCGAGGACGCGGACCCGCTTCGCCACGCCGTGGCGTCCGTTCGGTCCCTGTTCAACAACGTGGTCGCGCCCAAGCTGGCGCAACGGCTGGCGGAGAGGGACCATCCCCGGGTGCGTGTGACCAAGCACGTGTGGATCCGCGCGGGACACTGGGACGTCGCCGTAGTACCTCGAGGCGACTGA
- a CDS encoding DUF3892 domain-containing protein gives MAAYYVVCVTKHPTHREPYRQVAWIGTSEDPNDVWATRQWSVPEVIAAIRGGDVFYCIVRLSSTSVRVVIAERNGTEYIKTDGDHLYHDNLLTKRECILGA, from the coding sequence GTGGCTGCGTATTACGTCGTCTGTGTCACCAAACATCCCACTCACAGAGAGCCCTACCGGCAGGTCGCGTGGATCGGCACGAGCGAAGATCCCAACGATGTGTGGGCAACGAGACAGTGGTCGGTTCCGGAAGTCATCGCGGCGATCCGAGGCGGTGATGTGTTCTACTGCATAGTCCGGTTATCATCGACGTCGGTGCGGGTCGTGATCGCGGAGCGGAACGGCACGGAATATATCAAGACAGACGGTGACCATTTGTATCACGATAACCTCCTGACCAAGCGCGAGTGCATCCTGGGGGCGTAG
- a CDS encoding helix-turn-helix transcriptional regulator has protein sequence MEFDATAQQRLTANPLWRWRIANRRDAREVEGMLGLPPGRVQAWELGVATPHQAELRRLASVTGIADLEAQWRAWAVG, from the coding sequence ATGGAGTTCGACGCGACGGCGCAACAACGGCTCACGGCGAATCCGTTGTGGAGGTGGCGTATCGCGAATCGGCGGGACGCACGAGAAGTCGAGGGCATGCTCGGCCTGCCGCCGGGCCGCGTCCAGGCCTGGGAGTTGGGGGTCGCGACCCCTCACCAGGCTGAGCTCCGAAGACTCGCGAGCGTGACCGGCATTGCGGACCTCGAGGCGCAGTGGCGCGCCTGGGCCGTCGGTTAG
- a CDS encoding alcohol dehydrogenase catalytic domain-containing protein, with protein MRAALLHGARDLRLGTVPDPVPTEDALLLRVREVGICGSDLHFYRQDGGTLVDPASPLVLGHEFSAEIADDRGAALGLPPGRLVAVDPARPCGRCEWCLRGDPNLCPDQAFAGTPGTNGGLAEYHAAPREAIIPVPPEFDAATVALLEPLGVAVHTLDLAHLRPMDSVAVVGAGPIGLMVAQVARASGAGRVFVVEPLRYRLDAARRLEVDGVAEEPGAVLGWTNGRGVDVVLEATNAPSGAEVAAALARVGGRIVLAGIPEDDTVTFKASLARRKGLTVKFQRRMGRVYPRAIELVRTARVRLSPLVTHRFPLDRAADAFALQDAYRDGVIKTMIVVR; from the coding sequence ATGAGAGCCGCGCTGCTGCACGGAGCGAGGGACCTGCGCCTGGGAACCGTACCCGATCCAGTCCCGACCGAGGACGCGTTGTTGCTGCGCGTCCGTGAAGTCGGCATCTGCGGGAGCGACCTGCACTTCTACCGTCAGGACGGGGGCACGCTCGTCGATCCGGCATCACCGCTCGTGCTCGGGCACGAGTTCTCCGCGGAGATCGCCGACGATCGCGGCGCGGCCCTGGGGCTGCCGCCCGGACGCCTGGTGGCGGTCGACCCGGCGCGGCCCTGCGGGCGATGCGAGTGGTGCCTCCGCGGAGATCCGAACCTTTGTCCCGACCAGGCCTTCGCAGGCACCCCGGGAACGAACGGCGGACTCGCGGAGTACCACGCGGCGCCCCGCGAAGCCATTATCCCGGTGCCGCCGGAATTCGACGCCGCGACCGTTGCGCTCCTCGAGCCGCTGGGCGTGGCCGTCCACACGCTCGACCTAGCTCACCTCCGGCCGATGGACTCCGTCGCCGTCGTCGGAGCCGGTCCGATCGGTCTCATGGTCGCGCAGGTGGCGAGGGCGTCCGGCGCGGGCAGGGTCTTCGTCGTCGAACCGCTGCGATACCGGCTCGACGCGGCCCGCCGTCTCGAGGTGGACGGCGTCGCCGAGGAACCCGGCGCCGTGCTCGGGTGGACCAACGGGCGCGGGGTCGACGTGGTACTCGAAGCGACGAACGCGCCGTCAGGCGCCGAGGTCGCGGCGGCGCTCGCGCGCGTCGGTGGACGGATCGTCCTGGCGGGAATCCCCGAGGACGACACCGTCACGTTCAAGGCGTCTCTTGCCCGGCGCAAGGGCTTGACGGTGAAGTTCCAGCGCCGCATGGGCAGGGTCTACCCTCGGGCGATTGAACTCGTGCGCACCGCGCGGGTGCGGCTGTCGCCGCTGGTCACACACCGGTTTCCCCTGGATCGCGCCGCCGACGCGTTCGCCCTCCAGGATGCGTACCGAGACGGCGTGATCAAGACGATGATCGTTGTGCGTTGA
- a CDS encoding LCP family protein, with protein sequence MRVHNIIHRLVRGVIVIVLLSLVVLPFHAGPPAPRTPNEAGPAPAPVPRGDVRFLVVGLTQDKQRTDTIEVVQWDDTHHRVRILGVPRDIDISIPGIGTTKIVHAYATGGIGRARAAVVRLLNVPIAHYFVFSLPAMRHVVDLIGGVPITVEKRMVYADHEQGLFINLQPGYQILDGAHAEQYLRFRHDAEGDIGRIRRQQHFIQAALIQVHKPSVIIHLPAIIEAAHADVETDLTTSEILGWMRRVQPLTPDEVTSESIDGRPVVLYDDLARMRLDFWAPDVADLRSKVRWMVTGVLPQHKP encoded by the coding sequence GTGCGCGTGCACAACATCATCCACCGCCTCGTCCGAGGCGTCATCGTCATCGTTCTGCTGTCGCTCGTTGTCCTGCCGTTCCACGCCGGACCGCCCGCGCCGCGCACTCCCAACGAGGCGGGACCGGCGCCCGCTCCGGTACCGCGCGGCGATGTGCGATTTCTCGTCGTCGGACTGACGCAGGACAAACAGCGCACCGACACGATCGAGGTCGTGCAGTGGGACGACACCCACCACCGCGTCAGGATCCTTGGCGTGCCGCGCGACATCGACATCTCGATTCCGGGCATCGGCACCACGAAGATCGTTCATGCATACGCGACCGGGGGGATCGGGCGCGCGCGCGCCGCGGTCGTACGGCTGCTCAATGTGCCGATCGCCCATTACTTCGTGTTCAGCCTGCCGGCGATGCGCCACGTCGTGGACCTGATCGGCGGCGTCCCGATCACGGTGGAGAAACGCATGGTGTACGCCGATCACGAGCAAGGACTGTTCATCAACCTGCAGCCGGGCTACCAGATCCTCGACGGCGCGCACGCCGAACAGTACCTGCGCTTCCGGCACGACGCGGAGGGCGACATCGGGCGCATCCGCCGCCAGCAGCACTTCATTCAGGCCGCCCTCATCCAGGTCCACAAACCGTCGGTGATCATCCATCTCCCCGCGATCATCGAGGCCGCGCACGCCGACGTGGAGACCGACCTGACGACCTCCGAGATCCTGGGATGGATGCGACGCGTGCAGCCCCTCACCCCGGACGAGGTCACGAGCGAATCGATCGATGGACGACCGGTCGTGCTGTACGATGATCTGGCGCGGATGCGGCTCGATTTCTGGGCGCCGGATGTCGCCGACCTGCGCAGCAAGGTGCGCTGGATGGTGACGGGCGTCCTCCCGCAGCACAAGCCGTGA
- a CDS encoding xanthine dehydrogenase family protein molybdopterin-binding subunit produces the protein MTVSVIGRSVRRVDGEEKITGRARFAADVDLRGVLQGRILLSPYAHARIRRIPKDGARAVPGVVAVFTADDLPAGDPAPSSRARCLLARGEVRYAGEPVAVVVAETEAAAQDGLERLAASVEYDALPALVDPVAAASPDAPLVQPDLAGKSSEALLHAALKTEDEGAQAPSNVASRVRFSRGDVERGFRDAAAVVSRRFRTSVVHQAYIEPHASVAEYDAYGRRLTVWTATQGLFYARENIAAVLGLPEPSVRVVPMAVGGGFGAKIVLLEPLAGALAMVLGRPVRLTLTRMDEFRTGTPAPQSVLDVKLGARRDGTLTALQARLLFDAGAFPGAPVNIAALLLSGSYRIEHLDVQGQEVLTHKAPVGAYRAPGAPQATFAIESVMDDLARAIGHDSFELRLRNASQTGDPMPTGEPWPRIGLREVLEALREDPLVRSRRPAEHEGVGVALGGWLGGIEPASACVRMNADGSVQVLVGSVDISGTSTALSQITAEAMGIPVEQVRIVSADSDGAPAAGMAGGSKIIYTVGAAVQGAADDARRQLVRLAASRLEAAEADVEIVDGKARVRGTPSRAIAVADLAKMTTGFGASHPPVFGVASQAITHRAPAFGAHAARVRVDPESGRVRVLEYAVAQDVGRAINPAAVRAQIHGGVAQGIGWALLEEMTYDDAGTLSTGSFLDYAVPRAGDVPVIRDALVEVPSEHGPYGAKGVGEPPVVPVAAAIGNAIADAMGARVDRLPMTPEVVVGALAARGER, from the coding sequence ATGACGGTCTCTGTCATCGGGCGGTCGGTCCGCCGGGTGGATGGTGAGGAAAAGATCACCGGCCGTGCGAGGTTCGCCGCCGACGTCGATCTGCGGGGGGTGCTGCAGGGGCGCATCCTGCTCAGTCCGTACGCTCACGCCCGGATCCGGCGGATTCCCAAGGACGGCGCCCGGGCCGTGCCCGGCGTGGTCGCCGTGTTCACCGCAGACGATCTCCCCGCGGGCGATCCGGCGCCTTCATCGAGGGCGCGGTGCCTGCTGGCGCGCGGCGAGGTGCGATATGCGGGCGAGCCGGTCGCGGTCGTCGTGGCCGAGACGGAAGCGGCCGCGCAGGATGGATTGGAGCGGTTGGCCGCGTCGGTCGAGTACGATGCCCTTCCCGCGCTGGTGGATCCGGTCGCGGCGGCGTCGCCCGACGCGCCGCTCGTCCAGCCCGATCTGGCCGGCAAGAGTTCAGAGGCGCTGTTGCACGCCGCGCTGAAGACCGAGGATGAGGGGGCGCAGGCGCCGAGCAACGTCGCGAGTCGCGTGCGCTTCTCGCGGGGCGATGTGGAGCGCGGGTTCCGGGATGCGGCCGCAGTCGTGAGCCGCCGGTTCCGCACCTCCGTTGTCCACCAAGCCTACATCGAACCGCACGCGAGCGTGGCGGAGTACGACGCGTACGGCCGGCGACTCACGGTGTGGACGGCCACGCAGGGTCTGTTCTACGCGCGGGAAAACATCGCCGCGGTCCTGGGTCTCCCCGAGCCCTCCGTCCGTGTCGTGCCGATGGCGGTCGGCGGCGGGTTCGGGGCGAAGATCGTGCTGCTCGAGCCCCTGGCCGGCGCTCTGGCGATGGTGTTGGGGCGCCCGGTCCGGCTGACGCTGACCCGCATGGACGAGTTTCGGACCGGAACGCCGGCGCCGCAGTCGGTGCTGGACGTGAAACTCGGCGCCCGCCGCGACGGGACCTTGACCGCGCTGCAGGCGCGGTTGTTGTTCGATGCCGGGGCGTTTCCCGGGGCGCCTGTCAACATCGCGGCGCTGCTGCTGAGTGGGTCGTACCGCATCGAGCACTTGGACGTCCAGGGCCAGGAGGTCTTGACGCACAAGGCCCCGGTCGGCGCCTACCGCGCCCCGGGCGCGCCGCAGGCAACGTTCGCAATCGAGTCGGTGATGGACGACCTGGCGCGCGCGATCGGTCACGATTCGTTCGAGCTTCGTCTGCGAAACGCGTCGCAGACGGGGGATCCGATGCCGACGGGCGAACCCTGGCCGCGCATTGGGCTGCGTGAGGTGCTAGAGGCATTGCGGGAGGACCCCCTGGTTCGGTCACGCCGCCCAGCCGAACATGAGGGGGTGGGCGTCGCGCTCGGCGGCTGGCTCGGCGGCATCGAACCGGCCAGCGCGTGCGTGCGCATGAACGCCGACGGCAGCGTGCAGGTGCTGGTCGGGTCGGTCGACATCAGCGGGACGTCGACGGCGTTGTCGCAGATCACAGCAGAGGCGATGGGGATTCCGGTGGAGCAGGTGCGGATCGTGAGCGCGGACAGCGACGGCGCGCCCGCAGCCGGCATGGCCGGGGGGAGCAAGATCATCTATACGGTCGGCGCCGCGGTCCAAGGTGCGGCCGACGACGCGCGCCGCCAACTCGTCCGGCTCGCCGCCTCGCGCCTTGAGGCGGCCGAGGCGGATGTGGAGATCGTGGACGGAAAAGCCCGCGTGCGGGGCACGCCGTCGCGCGCGATCGCGGTGGCAGACCTCGCGAAGATGACCACCGGATTCGGGGCGTCGCATCCTCCGGTGTTCGGCGTGGCGTCGCAAGCGATCACCCACCGCGCGCCCGCGTTCGGCGCCCACGCTGCGCGGGTGCGTGTGGATCCGGAGTCCGGGCGCGTGCGCGTCTTGGAGTACGCGGTTGCGCAGGACGTGGGGCGCGCCATCAATCCGGCGGCCGTGCGCGCACAGATCCACGGCGGGGTCGCGCAGGGGATCGGGTGGGCGCTGTTGGAGGAGATGACCTACGACGACGCGGGCACGTTGTCGACGGGCAGCTTCCTCGACTACGCCGTGCCGCGGGCCGGGGACGTGCCCGTGATACGGGACGCGCTTGTCGAGGTCCCGTCGGAGCACGGGCCCTACGGTGCGAAGGGCGTGGGTGAACCTCCGGTCGTGCCGGTCGCCGCCGCGATCGGCAACGCCATCGCGGATGCGATGGGGGCGCGCGTCGACCGGCTGCCCATGACCCCCGAGGTGGTGGTGGGGGCGTTGGCAGCCCGGGGAGAGCGGTGA
- a CDS encoding NAD(P)-binding protein, protein MTGPAVHLAVVGAGPAGLAAAGDAAAAGARVLLVEERPALGGRAMIVPGARGLTEGLMRELGGTEVWRNSPVWDLCHRTLWVLRGDRIASVAAGAIIVATGAREAVLPFPGWTLGGVMSLEAAWEAVRSGRVGANTGPAVVTGGADGAILANRLHERGVPVVLIAPERPPGLTVAGYAPGVVVVAYGADALEEIETADGTRHACSMLCVESPRFPVIDLARRAACPCVHQPLLGGFVPRYDPLMMLHGPTPLVFVAGDASGLDAPRAAAESGRLAARAALHALGMLPDADERIADARQRLRAASIPLHARAREALMTGAVPDEVVEPWDGGAETVVCPCESVTVGDLRAVLDEGARTPEDVRSMTGCGAGACAGRRCEAAVLRWLSGALDIPIGRLAPAPVHAPVRPVPVAALASLVASVSDG, encoded by the coding sequence GTGACCGGTCCGGCGGTGCACCTCGCCGTCGTCGGTGCGGGCCCGGCCGGGCTCGCGGCGGCCGGCGATGCGGCGGCGGCTGGAGCACGCGTGTTGTTGGTCGAGGAGCGTCCGGCGCTCGGCGGCCGCGCCATGATCGTACCGGGCGCCCGCGGGCTTACGGAAGGGCTCATGCGAGAGCTCGGCGGGACCGAGGTGTGGAGAAACAGCCCGGTGTGGGACCTCTGCCATCGCACGCTGTGGGTACTCCGCGGCGACCGCATCGCATCGGTTGCCGCCGGCGCGATCATCGTGGCCACCGGTGCGCGGGAGGCGGTGCTTCCCTTCCCCGGGTGGACGCTTGGAGGCGTGATGTCGCTCGAAGCCGCATGGGAGGCTGTGCGGTCCGGACGGGTCGGGGCCAACACCGGGCCGGCCGTCGTGACGGGGGGCGCCGACGGTGCGATCCTCGCGAACCGGCTGCACGAGCGCGGCGTGCCGGTAGTCTTGATCGCGCCCGAGCGGCCGCCGGGGCTGACCGTCGCCGGGTACGCGCCGGGGGTCGTGGTCGTGGCCTATGGCGCCGACGCGCTCGAGGAGATCGAAACCGCCGATGGCACCCGCCATGCCTGCTCGATGCTGTGCGTCGAGTCGCCCCGATTTCCGGTGATCGACTTGGCGCGGCGCGCGGCGTGCCCGTGCGTCCACCAGCCGCTACTCGGCGGTTTCGTTCCCCGATATGATCCGTTGATGATGCTGCACGGTCCCACCCCGCTCGTGTTCGTCGCGGGGGACGCGTCGGGACTGGACGCGCCCCGCGCGGCAGCGGAGTCGGGCCGGCTCGCTGCGCGGGCGGCCCTTCATGCGCTCGGCATGCTCCCCGACGCGGACGAGCGAATCGCGGACGCCCGCCAGCGGTTGCGCGCGGCGTCGATCCCGCTCCACGCCAGGGCGCGCGAGGCGTTGATGACCGGTGCCGTTCCCGACGAAGTCGTGGAACCGTGGGACGGCGGCGCCGAGACGGTCGTGTGTCCGTGCGAGTCGGTGACCGTCGGCGACCTGCGCGCCGTTCTTGACGAGGGGGCGCGGACACCCGAGGACGTCCGCAGCATGACCGGGTGCGGCGCCGGTGCGTGCGCGGGGCGGCGCTGCGAGGCGGCGGTGCTGCGTTGGTTGAGCGGTGCGCTGGACATCCCCATCGGCCGCCTCGCGCCTGCGCCGGTTCACGCGCCGGTGCGCCCGGTGCCGGTGGCCGCGCTCGCCTCGCTGGTCGCCTCCGTTTCGGATGGCTGA
- a CDS encoding FAD-dependent oxidoreductase: MADRPRGHEVAVLGGGALGCAIAYMLARRKLAPLVVDYAGPGREFPAPVAVSVWDHAEPAETGAFGLESAGHFPHLQDQIGPIGYLRTGGMVPAGTLEEAAAGEALARTQASAGLPVRWLSREEALQREPALAPDVCGATYSPHDGVVNPLLLTRRLSAAARRLGATFLYHAGHVVVSAQARWVSMRGAREHVEARRVIVASGEWLAELDRQLGLGLPARATGGYVITTEALPPLVRHRLPGVRQQSRGEVILDQAGGEAVDCTAATRAMREAAMAATKLVPALRDVRVLHAWPWRATLPADTLPLLGKVEEGIFVAVPHAPGVTLVPLLAQAAAAIAVDGRVPEGLQRWEPRRARPAAVVGGALPRKDSPKDP; this comes from the coding sequence ATGGCTGATCGTCCGCGCGGGCACGAGGTCGCGGTGCTCGGCGGCGGAGCGTTGGGCTGTGCCATCGCGTACATGCTCGCCCGGAGGAAGTTGGCGCCGCTCGTCGTGGATTACGCCGGGCCCGGCAGGGAGTTCCCTGCTCCTGTCGCGGTGAGCGTGTGGGATCATGCCGAACCCGCCGAAACCGGCGCCTTCGGGCTCGAGAGCGCCGGTCACTTCCCGCACCTGCAAGACCAGATCGGCCCGATCGGGTACCTGCGGACCGGAGGAATGGTTCCAGCGGGTACGCTCGAAGAGGCGGCGGCGGGTGAAGCACTGGCGCGAACTCAGGCGTCGGCGGGGCTTCCGGTCCGCTGGCTGTCGCGCGAGGAGGCCTTGCAGCGCGAGCCCGCGCTCGCCCCCGACGTGTGCGGTGCGACCTACTCGCCCCACGACGGTGTTGTGAATCCGCTCCTGCTCACTCGCCGCCTGTCGGCCGCGGCGCGTCGCTTGGGCGCGACATTCCTGTACCATGCCGGCCACGTCGTCGTCAGCGCCCAGGCCCGGTGGGTTTCCATGCGCGGCGCCCGTGAGCACGTGGAGGCGCGGCGGGTGATCGTGGCGTCGGGAGAGTGGCTCGCCGAACTCGACAGGCAGCTCGGTCTCGGGTTGCCGGCGCGGGCCACCGGCGGGTATGTGATCACCACGGAGGCGCTGCCCCCGTTGGTGCGTCACCGTCTCCCGGGTGTGCGTCAGCAGTCGCGCGGCGAGGTGATTCTGGATCAGGCCGGCGGTGAGGCGGTCGACTGCACGGCGGCGACACGCGCGATGCGCGAGGCCGCAATGGCGGCCACGAAACTCGTCCCTGCGCTGCGGGACGTCCGAGTCCTGCATGCGTGGCCGTGGCGAGCGACGCTGCCGGCGGACACCCTCCCGCTACTCGGCAAGGTCGAGGAGGGCATCTTCGTGGCGGTTCCACACGCGCCGGGAGTTACACTCGTACCCCTGCTGGCCCAGGCCGCCGCGGCGATCGCCGTCGATGGGCGGGTCCCCGAAGGCTTGCAGCGATGGGAGCCGCGCCGCGCCCGTCCTGCCGCCGTGGTCGGCGGAGCGTTGCCCAGGAAGGATTCGCCGAAGGATCCATAG
- a CDS encoding cold-shock protein, translating to MPKGTVKWFNREKGYGFITPEEGKDVFVHYTGIAGEGFRNLEEGQIVEFEITQGQKGPQAQNVRVVG from the coding sequence ATGCCGAAGGGCACCGTGAAGTGGTTCAACCGGGAGAAAGGCTATGGTTTCATTACCCCGGAGGAAGGCAAAGATGTGTTCGTTCATTACACCGGGATTGCGGGCGAAGGGTTTCGTAACCTCGAGGAAGGCCAGATCGTAGAGTTCGAGATTACCCAGGGCCAGAAGGGTCCGCAGGCCCAGAACGTGAGGGTGGTTGGCTAA
- a CDS encoding type II toxin-antitoxin system death-on-curing family toxin, producing MKYLTSDQLKTVNQRMIRATGGLYLAGEQNVVYPPSLESLVSFVQTRIALRPQPTVWEMAAFYLDRLVRDQVFHDGNKRTALEATRLFLESSGYRLALHPPSDVVEFITGVARGGMTRDGIAAWIRAHSKRRMNGKK from the coding sequence GTGAAATACCTCACGTCGGACCAGCTCAAGACCGTGAACCAGCGCATGATTCGTGCGACGGGTGGCCTATACCTCGCTGGCGAGCAGAACGTGGTCTACCCACCGAGTCTCGAGTCGCTGGTGAGTTTCGTTCAGACGCGCATCGCGCTGCGACCTCAACCGACCGTGTGGGAAATGGCCGCGTTCTATCTCGACCGATTGGTGCGGGACCAGGTCTTCCATGATGGCAACAAGCGCACGGCGCTCGAGGCCACGCGGCTGTTCCTCGAGAGTTCGGGATACCGGCTGGCACTGCATCCTCCCTCAGACGTCGTTGAGTTCATTACCGGGGTGGCGCGTGGCGGGATGACGCGCGACGGCATCGCTGCGTGGATTCGCGCCCACTCCAAGCGCAGGATGAACGGGAAAAAGTAG